The genomic region TTTCGCTTGTTGATCGTCCGCCCTTCGCCCTCGCAGGCACGGCAAGGGTCGGCGATGACCTCGCCGCTACCGCGGCAGGTCGGGCAGCCGCGCTCGACAACGAAGAATCCCTGCTGGGCGCGGACCTTGCCCATTCCTCCGCAGGTTCCACAGGTGCGCGCGCAATTTTCGGTCGCCGTACACCCGCGCCCGCCGCAGGTCTCGCAAGCCGAGAGCGCGTCGACCGTGACCGTCGCCTCCTTGCCGGCGAACGCTTCCTCCAAGCTGAGTTCCAGGTCGTAACGGAGATCGGCGCCGCGTGCCGGATTGACCCGTCCGCCGCCGTTTCGGTCCATGAACTCGCCGAAGATGGACGAGAAGATGTCCGAAAAGCCTTCGAAGCCGGCCGCCCCGAACGGGTCCTGGGCTCCTCCGGCTCCGTTCTGGAAGGCCGCCTTGCCGAAGCGGTCGTAGGCGGCGCGCTTCTGCGGGTCGCGAAGGCAGTCGTAAGCCTCGCTGATCGCCTTGAAGTGCGCTTCCTTTTCCGAACAACCGTTATGCTTGTCCGGATGGCACTCCTTGGCCATCTTGCGATAGGCGGCCTTGATCGTGTGCAGGTCCGCGCCGCGGGAAACGCCCAGCAGCTCGTAATAATCCTGCTCAGCCATCATCGTCCCCCGGCACGCCTACTAGGTGCCGGCGCGTGAGCCGGCACCGGCACTAGCCCTTGTTCTCTTCGTCGACTTCGGAGAATTCCGCGTCGACGACTTCTTCGTCCGAAGCCGCGCCTTCGCCCTCGGGTGGCGACGTTCCGGCATCGGGCCCGGCGGCGGCCTCGGTCTCGGCCTGCTGCGCCTTGTACATGGCCTCGCCCATCTTCATCGCCGCCTGCGTCAGCGCGTTGGTCTTCTCGGTCATCTGATCCGGATCGCCGCTCTCGACGGCCGCCTTGGCCTCCGACAGGGCAGTCTCGATCTCGGTCTTGATCGCCGGCTCGACCTTGTCGCCATGCTCGGAAAGCTGGCGCTCGGTGGTGTGGATCAGGCTTTCGGCATTGTTCTTGGCCTCGGCCGCAGCCTTCCGCTTCTTGTCTTCCTCGGCGAACTGCTCGGCTTCCTTGACCATCTTCTCGATGTCTTCGTCGGCAAGGCCGCCCGAAGCCT from Sphingomonas anseongensis harbors:
- the dnaJ gene encoding molecular chaperone DnaJ; its protein translation is MMAEQDYYELLGVSRGADLHTIKAAYRKMAKECHPDKHNGCSEKEAHFKAISEAYDCLRDPQKRAAYDRFGKAAFQNGAGGAQDPFGAAGFEGFSDIFSSIFGEFMDRNGGGRVNPARGADLRYDLELSLEEAFAGKEATVTVDALSACETCGGRGCTATENCARTCGTCGGMGKVRAQQGFFVVERGCPTCRGSGEVIADPCRACEGEGRTINKRKLTVKIPAGVDEGTRIRVAGEGEAGVRNAPNGDLYIFVHMKRHPVYAREGTTLIADCPVTFTTAALGGTITLPGLDGAKVEMKVPAGAQSGEQLRQRGAGMSVLNGRGRGDLVARIIVETPTRMSSKQKKLLEEFRSTETGDECPAAKGFFGRVRDMLGG